A genomic window from Nicotiana sylvestris chromosome 11, ASM39365v2, whole genome shotgun sequence includes:
- the LOC104227115 gene encoding uncharacterized protein isoform X2, which produces MSMDLHPTPFPGKVLPLKSRFKKNISRAPKNQSKEPSIPRQNRVFGTVRNPNVPTKTVSKKPVAKASSGVPQKPCKSPKKTQSLTDSAAKPVTETAKKSTEENRVRSRKKSVCFQENRDVAEPQSPVKKSPNLVKPRISGSTPFYSAVNCSKCRFDRLETSSYWLSQIKLAETVGKHFVSAAFFQLALDSKAEEY; this is translated from the exons GTAAAGTTCTACCTCTGAAATCAAGATTTAAGAAAAACATCTCAAGAGCACCAAAAAACCAATCCAAGGAACCATCTATTCCCAg GCAAAACAGAGTTTTTGGTACAGTTAGAAACCCAAATGTACCAACAAAAACAGTATCAAAAAAGCCCGTGGCTAAAGCTTCATCTGGGGTTCCTCAAAAACCATGCAAATCACCAAAAAAGACTCAATCTTTAACTGATTCTGCTGCAAAGCCAGTGACTGAAACCGCCAAGAAATCTACCGAAGAAAACAGAGTAAGGTCAAGAAAGAAAAGTGTCTGTTTCCAAGAAAACAGAGATGTTGCTGAGCCTCAAAGTCCAGTAAAAAAATCGCCTAATTTGGTGAAGCCTAGAATTTCTGGTAGTACCCCATTTTACAGTGCTGTAAATTGCAGTAAATGCAGATTTGATAGGCTGGAGACTTCATCTTATTGGCTTTCTCAGATTAAATTGGCTGAAACTGTTGGAAAACACTTTGTTTCTGCTGCTTTCTTTCAACTGGCTCTTGATTCCAAAGCTGAG GAATATTAG
- the LOC104227115 gene encoding uncharacterized protein isoform X1, with translation MSMDLHPTPFPGKVLPLKSRFKKNISRAPKNQSKEPSIPRQNRVFGTVRNPNVPTKTVSKKPVAKASSGVPQKPCKSPKKTQSLTDSAAKPVTETAKKSTEENRVRSRKKSVCFQENRDVAEPQSPVKKSPNLVKPRISGSTPFYSAVNCSKCRFDRLETSSYWLSQIKLAETVGKHFVSAAFFQLALDSKAEPFRNIRLELKRYLRRHKHLSEGKEWKEVCFSYGILKDEGSSEDNIGNASKNKGNELECTIEKEEESKDINEEVTEVGVTLVGNELPLPL, from the exons GTAAAGTTCTACCTCTGAAATCAAGATTTAAGAAAAACATCTCAAGAGCACCAAAAAACCAATCCAAGGAACCATCTATTCCCAg GCAAAACAGAGTTTTTGGTACAGTTAGAAACCCAAATGTACCAACAAAAACAGTATCAAAAAAGCCCGTGGCTAAAGCTTCATCTGGGGTTCCTCAAAAACCATGCAAATCACCAAAAAAGACTCAATCTTTAACTGATTCTGCTGCAAAGCCAGTGACTGAAACCGCCAAGAAATCTACCGAAGAAAACAGAGTAAGGTCAAGAAAGAAAAGTGTCTGTTTCCAAGAAAACAGAGATGTTGCTGAGCCTCAAAGTCCAGTAAAAAAATCGCCTAATTTGGTGAAGCCTAGAATTTCTGGTAGTACCCCATTTTACAGTGCTGTAAATTGCAGTAAATGCAGATTTGATAGGCTGGAGACTTCATCTTATTGGCTTTCTCAGATTAAATTGGCTGAAACTGTTGGAAAACACTTTGTTTCTGCTGCTTTCTTTCAACTGGCTCTTGATTCCAAAGCTGAG ccCTTTAGGAATATTAGGTTGGAATTGAAAAGGTATTTGCGACGACACAAGCACTTATCAGAAGGAAAAGAATGGAAAGAAGTTTGTTTTAGCTATGGAATATTGAAGGATGAGGGCAGTTCTGAGGATAATATTGGAAATGCtagcaagaacaaaggcaatgAATTGGAATGCAcaattgaaaaagaagaagaatcaaAGGACATAAACGAGGAAGTGACTGAAGTTGGCGTTACTCTAGTAGGAAATGAACTTCCACTTCCATTATAA